The Candidatus Eisenbacteria bacterium genome window below encodes:
- a CDS encoding ABC transporter permease — MKLRDLLGLATEALRAHRLRYGLSALAIAVGVAAVVLLSSIGEGVRLFVLDQISMFGTTIVGVHAGKVSTGGVPGGVGGSARKLTIQDAQALSRLPGVVAATATVYGSARVEHGNRGRDVAIFGATGEMPRVLAMTVTSGSFLPTLDWDRASPVVVLGPKLKRELFGEANALGQVVRIGTSRFRVIGIMESKGQYLGFDMDDTAYIPVASAMRLLNRSEVGEVDLLATSTDDVDAVVERARLLMIDRHRGEEDVTIVTQKDALRMVDQIMRVITLTVTAIAGISLLVGAIGILTILMIVVRERVREIGLVKALGATRRQIVAWYLCEAAVTAGIGSVAGLAVGIGGAAALSRVVPGLTTTTPAWIAASAVAMSVTVGLLAGVAPAIRAAGLDPVEALRSE; from the coding sequence ATGAAGCTCCGGGATCTCCTCGGGCTCGCGACGGAAGCGCTCCGGGCGCACCGGCTTCGCTACGGGCTCTCCGCGCTCGCGATCGCGGTCGGCGTGGCCGCCGTCGTGCTCCTCTCCTCGATCGGCGAGGGGGTGCGGCTCTTCGTCCTCGATCAGATCAGCATGTTCGGGACGACCATCGTCGGCGTCCACGCGGGGAAGGTCTCCACCGGCGGCGTTCCCGGCGGCGTCGGCGGGAGCGCGCGCAAGCTCACGATCCAGGACGCGCAGGCGCTGAGCCGCCTTCCCGGGGTCGTCGCGGCGACCGCCACGGTCTACGGCTCGGCGCGCGTGGAGCACGGAAACCGCGGCCGCGACGTCGCGATCTTCGGGGCGACGGGCGAGATGCCCCGCGTCCTCGCCATGACCGTCACGAGCGGGAGCTTCCTCCCGACCCTCGACTGGGACCGCGCGTCGCCCGTCGTGGTGCTCGGCCCGAAGCTGAAGCGCGAGCTCTTCGGGGAGGCGAACGCGCTGGGGCAGGTGGTGCGGATCGGCACGTCCCGCTTTCGCGTGATCGGGATCATGGAGTCGAAGGGCCAGTACCTGGGCTTCGACATGGACGACACCGCGTACATCCCGGTCGCGAGCGCGATGCGCCTCCTGAACCGGAGCGAGGTGGGCGAGGTCGACCTGCTCGCGACGAGCACGGACGACGTGGACGCGGTCGTGGAGCGCGCGCGGCTCCTCATGATCGACCGCCACCGCGGCGAGGAGGACGTCACGATCGTGACCCAGAAGGACGCGCTCCGGATGGTCGACCAGATCATGCGCGTGATCACCCTCACGGTCACCGCGATCGCGGGGATCAGCCTTCTCGTGGGGGCGATCGGGATCCTGACGATCCTCATGATCGTCGTGCGGGAGCGCGTGCGGGAGATCGGACTCGTGAAGGCGCTCGGGGCGACGCGGCGTCAGATCGTCGCGTGGTATCTCTGCGAGGCGGCCGTGACCGCGGGAATCGGAAGCGTGGCGGGGCTCGCCGTGGGGATCGGCGGCGCGGCGGCGCTCTCGCGCGTGGTCCCGGGGCTCACCACGACCACGCCGGCCTGGATCGCGGCGTCGGCCGTGGCGATGTCGGTCACGGTGGGGCTCCTCGCGGGGGTCGCGCCCGCGATCCGGGCGGCGGGACTCGATCCGGTGGAGGCGCTCCGGTCCGAGTAG